Below is a genomic region from Rosa chinensis cultivar Old Blush chromosome 5, RchiOBHm-V2, whole genome shotgun sequence.
TTATTGCATGAGCCGGTATGGAAATTGAGATAATGGAACGGTTTCTTTGTCTCCATTAGTAACAGTCGTGAAGCTTTTTTTCttcaagaaatagaaaagttgcAGACATGTAAAGTTATATCAaccatcatttcaaaaaaaaagaaaagaaaaaaagttataGAAACTAGAAAATGTCTACACACCCGATGGGTGTGACTGTGTGAGAGTAGTGGAgagttataattttttatttattttaaggaAAAAGTGGAGAGTTATAATTGTGAGAGTGTAAAGTTTgaaataattattttcttttatttatgttttttttattgttttattttactttttacgTTTTTATTCCTAATCTTAAAATGTGATCcatgatattttaatatttgagggttataaaggtaaaaaaattaattttaactaACAACATatcttttattaataatagtatagataaattgaaaaagcaaaaaaagaaaaacaaaaaaaaaggaaaaaaggcgCCAAACAAAAACTGTAGACGAAAGAATATAGAAAGACTGGACCTGTCCGAGTGTCTGACTTCATTAGATAATAATACTCATCTCTCTGAACACTAATTATATTTAAACCCACGAAAGCTCAACTGCTTTgcattcctctctctctctctctctctctgtgtttccGAGAGGTTCCAGTTTTGGCGAAAATGGGGAGTTACCGGATGTGCGTCTGCTTCACTCGCAAGTTCAGGATCACCGAGGCAGAGCCTCCCTCTGACGTGACGGAGTACTTCACTAAGTACGCCGAGGGAGGGACCCACATGACCGCTGAGCAGCTCAGGAACTTCCTGGCGGATGTCCAGGGCTACGGCGGGGCGTCGACCTCGGACGCCGAGCGGATCGTGGAGCAGGTGTTGCAGAAGAGGCACCATCACATTGCCAAGTTGATAACAAGGCGCACGCTCACTCTAGAAGACTTCCACCATTACTTGTTCTCCGCCGATCTCAACCCTCCAATCGAAAACCAGGTAGAGTGTTCGGTTTCTGATTGTTCTTGATTCACTTGATTGATGAAATGTCTGAggaacttcttctttttttttttcttttttttttttttcccaatgaAGTCAACAAAATGCTTGACTTTAATTTTAGGATTTGAAGATGGTTCATTTTCTCCTTACTTGGGTTCTtggattttgtttgtttgatgaaaaaaactgaaaaagggTGCGAGATGTTCTGTTTAGTGCGAACTGTGTTTTTGAAAATGAAGTCAACTGAGTCTTTGACATTTTGAGTTTATTGGCAAGTGAAATTCAATTTAAGGAAATTCCTAAGTTTAGGCATTTGGGTATTTGTTTTCAGGTTCATCAGGATATGAATGCTCCATTGTCTCATTACTACATATATACTGGACATAATTCATACCTGACTGGAAATCAACTCAGTAGTGACTGTAGTCATGTGCCAATCATAAAGGCGCTGAAGAGAGGTGTGAGAGTGGTGGAGCTTGATCTTTGGCCAAATTCCAAAAAGGATGATGttaatgttcttcatggaaggtATAACTAATCATTTCCGAGCCCCCAAATTTATCAGATTGTAGCATCTACTTGATATCTCTTGCTACCATAGTTTACTGGCTCTCTGACTCTTGCTTTGGAATTTGGATAATGCATTGGAAAATTGTTCAGAATATCAAATGCCACATCTGAAATAGTATGCCTCTGCAACATGTAACACATTGGGTGTCTACACCCATTTCCAATTGGTTTTCAGTTGGATGCGTTAACTTTAGGAGGAAGTAAAATGAAGTTTGCTTCAGTGATTATCAATTTACTGTTTTGGTAATGTGAATGATCATTGATTTTAGTTCAATTGTAAAAGTTGCAGCATGAAATTAAAGTAGAGTAACTATGCCTTCGTTTCTAATTATTATGCATCAAAGTTTATCCTTGAATATGAACACCATTTCTGGCCTAGATATTTGGGTTGCTGTTCCTACTAGATTTTCTGTTGATAATCTTATTTTCAAGCTCATGAGATAGATATTCATCGTCTGCATTTCTGACCTAGGACCTTGACAACCCCTGTGGAGCTTGTTAAATgcttgaaatcaattaaggagcaTGCTTTTACTGATTCTCCATACCCTGTAGTCATAACTCTTGAAGACCACCTTACCCCTGATCTCCAAGCTAAAGTAGCAAAGgtagttttttcttcttctgtgagtgagatatatatatatatatatatatatatatatcagtttCTGACCAGAATATCTGTTTTAATTCTACATTGCACTTTTTTCCCCCAGCTGCTCATGAAGACATTTAAGGATATGTTGTTTATTCCTGATTCCGAATGTTTCAAAAAATTACCTTCACCGGAAGAACTGAAGTATCGAATTATCATATCTACCAAACCTCCTAAGGAGTACCTTGAGGATAAATGTGTCACTGTCAAGGCAGATAACATACACAAGAGAAAAGATAGCGAAGAAGATGCATGGGGGAATGAACCTTCAGAGCTTACGGAGGAACACGAAGATGTTGATACGGTGAGTTTGAGAAATGAAATTACCACATGCTAGCTCCAATTATCTTTAGTGTCTCTACTCTTGGGTGATAAATTTTGCTCCATTGGCTTGCAGAGTGAAAGTGAAGCAAGTGAACAAAATCTGGATTACGAGGATAACAATAACTCTAATCGTGGAGCAGAACCCGCATCATACAAACGTCTCATTGCACTCCATGCTGGGAAACCAAATGGTGGTTTAAAGGAGGCACTAAAAGTTGAAGTTGATAGAGTTAGACGCCTTAGTTTGAGTGAACAAGCACTTGAGAAGGCTGCTGAGTCTCATGGAACTGATGTTGTTAGGTACTTTAATTTCTAGCACAATGACATCCCAAATGATTCTCAACAATCTAAGATATGAATTCATTTGTGATCATTTTTCTATTACATTGGTATATATTCCACCTGACCAACTCTGGACTTTAATAATTTTCATTCATAGATTCACCCAGAAGAACATTTTAAGGGTGTATCCAAAAGGAACTCGGTTCAACTCCTCCAACTACAAGCCGCTTATTGGCTGGATGCATGGTGCTCAAATGGTTGCATTTAATATGCAGGTTATTTggaattctttcattttttgttaTTCTCATCATATATCCCACACCTATGCAGATTATATGTCAAACAGTTTACTTTATATCAAGTACCTGTTTATAGCATTTTCTGAATATAACCTACATTTCTTTGGTCCATGGCAGGGATATGGTAAATCTCTTTGGCTGATGCATGGGATGTTTAGAGCAAATGGGGGCTGTGGTTATGTGAAAAAGCCTGATTTTGTTATGAACGATAAGCAGATTTTCGATCCTAAAGCAAAATTGCCAGTAAAGAAGACTTTAAAGGTGAGCACACTTCTATCCTTTTCTCCGGGCCTGAAGTTGAAGTAAGCAAAGTTTAAGGCATAACTGTTCTATGATTTATCCTCTCTTATTCAGAAGACGCTTCTTAGATGTATTGTATTCCTTGGCAGGTGAAAGTATATATGGGAGATGGTTGGCATCTGGATTTCAAACAAACACACTTTGATTTATATTCACCACCAGATTTTTACACCAGGGTAAGTGTGCTTTTTAGAGAACATACCCCAGTACTGTCGGTCTTGTTACTGTTGAGGGTATGAAAATTTCATGCTGTGAATTCTAAGCTTTGTGTCTAAATAATAACGTATTGCTCCCCGATCTCCACCCATTGCCAATGGATTGAGGGGTCTAACTTCTGCAGTTATAAGTAACCTCAAAAACTTCAAATATGCATGCCTTAAGTACTTGATCAGCAAATGTGGTGGTATACACTTCTTAATGGTAGTATATAACAGTTAAATCTGTAATGCAGGTCGGCATAGCAGGAGTTCCAGCTGATGAGGTAATGAATAAAACTAAGAAAAAAGAGGACGATTGGACTCCTGTATGGGAAGAAGAGTTTACATTTCCATTGAGAGCCCCAGAGTTGGCTCTGCTTAGAATTGAGGTACATGAATATGACATGTCTGAGAAAGATGACTTTGGCGGCCAGACTTGTCTGCCAGTCTCTGAATTGAGACAAGGAATTCGTGCAGTCCCTCTCTTTGACCGTAAAGGAGTGAAATACAACTCAGTGAGGCTTCTAATGCGATTTGAGTTCACCTGAGGGTTTGGTTCTGCTCATGGAATTTTGATGAAATTTAAGTTATATTCATTTCCCCTCTAGTGCTGCTGtcattttttatttagtttGCACCTTAATTATAAGAGACTTGCCCACCTTTACATATGCTTAAAAATTTGTATTCATTTTTGCCTTTGGGCCTCACCATGAAATTCATTTTAgttgagcaaaaaaaaaaaaaaaaaaagaagcttcaAAGTCCACTGTTATCATTGATTTGCTCAGCCCCCTCTACTAACTGCATGCTCAGGTTTTCGATTCGTCACTGGGGCATATTGATGATGTATCTTACTCACCAGGAAAATCCCCTAATCGAATTACTAGTTATGGTGATTTCAATGGTTTTTTGTCAGTTGAAGAACTGTAAGGCTTAAGGAAGAGCCTTTTTGTTCAATTTCTGAGTTTTAGCCGTGACAGAGGTGTGGGGGTGACCAAAAAGAGAAAACTCCTTCAAATGATTTGCAATCTACACCTAAGCTTCTAGGGATTTGATGTGTTTAGAATACTTCACTACTTTATTCATCTCCGAATAGGAGCATATAGAGATACAAGTGTAATCCTAATAGGAAAATAATATAGAGATACAACTATACAGAGTACGTAATCTacacatacaaggaaagtaaatatttacataatattcTACACAATTAGCAGAGGCAACAGTTTGAAGATAGTGCACATCATTAACAATAAATCCGTCAAGCTAAAACTCACCATCAACAATAGATACTACAGCTTCATTGTCATCAGTTTCAACAAATACCCCATTGAAACCAGTCTTTGGCGATCCGTAAACCATTAGACAAAGCTAGAAGCTTTGTTAACTTAGGGGGAAAAGGAAGGACCCCAAAAGAGGTGATGAGATGGCATGGACCAAATCGCTGCACGCCATAGGCTCACCAATATGGTTGTGAACCATCGCTCCTACACCCCATAGTCATATTAGCAGAATTAACAGGCTCCATCCACATAGAAGAAGGGGAAGATATCATTGCAGCATTAGCATGCATGACACAGTTAACTACACATTCATCTTCATCTGGACCATTatacttctcttttttttgctAATTCCCTGTGCGTCGTTCTAATTCTCCCCGGTCAACAATCTAATAGccaatttgaaaacaaaagagaaggaaataagTCAGCAATTTCATTGATATACAAGTGTCTCAATAACGATATCTATGCATGCAGCAGCCGGACTAGCCAGTGTGTATTCCTATAGGAAATATACTGATGAAGTCATGACAAATGAAAGCAAAGAAATTACAAATGACGTTTATGGCAGCTCATACCTTCTCCCCGGAGACAGGCCATGCACCTATTCATATTGAGTTGTACATGGTTTCTGTTGTTGAAGTCAGAAGCAGAGAATAACAACTGAGGGGAGCCACCATACAAGTGTTCCAATGAAGGACACACAACATCCAATAAAGTAGCAGTTCCAGTAGGACTGCAGAACCATTTCAGATGTGGAAGATTTTGCAAAAGTAAGCTCTTCAATTCTGGAAAGACAATCTTTCTGTTGATCACCATTCCCCGCTTGCTTCAATAATTATATCTGAAAATTCAAGGACAGAATgtgattttctggaaaatggggattgtAGTGCacggatcaatccttactgggcagtaGAACCAAAATTAACAACCAGAACACCAGATTTTAGTTACGTAGTGAAaatctcaaatatgagattaaaaacactgcggggctcttactcttgagaacccaaaataagaatcaTCTTATtatgaaggatatgttcttttacaaccttgaatagcactagctcggctacaatGATTTGACAAAGATTAacacaaagtttgtcttccttcttcttgaacttcttcacttgaacgatcatcAAATATCGCTCCTCTTTCTTCACAGCTCCTccactgatctcaagagaagaTATGCATATGAAGCAATGATCAAAAACTCTTAAACATGGACCAAGGGTTTTGACTCTTGTGAAGATTTTATCTTAGGCAAACAAGCAAGATTCACCAACTAATTCTTGCGTCCCTATTTTGACCGTgtatatttatgaatatatgatGGACCAACGGCAACCAACTCAATAATCCAAGAATCAATCCTAATTAGACTTTTATTAGGAAAGAACTTTTACTCCAAGATATCCACCAAATCCTAAAgataatcaattaaaaaaatctACAAATCCTAAATGCCTAGGACTTAAAATCCACGATTGATGAACAAAAATCTTTTAAGAACGTAATTACATAAAACCCAAGacctactttccaaaatcggaCTTCAAATGAAACTAACTactgactcggggattgcaacacgTGTTGCAATCCATGTGTTGCAATCCCATGCTTATGCAGATGCATTTACCTGATTCTCTGAGATTAGTAAAGGGACTCTGTCATaactttgtatgggaatgccaacacgacatgtacaagaattgtacctacaATATCCAAGCTATGGCTATTTGTTAGGCGAAGAACTTGCAATTGCAAAAGATACTGAGCTACATCGGATGTGAAGACATTTTTCAGTTGCGTGCACATATGAATAGGCAAACTTCTAAGATTAGACCACCTAATTCagatagcaaattgaaattaaacAGAAAATGAGTTGGCAATGTCATTGGACTGAATATGTAATCTACGTATCACGAATTGACAAGGTTAGGaaacaggaaaaagaaaagaaagaaggggGCATCATGTTGTCACTAGCGATGGGATATTTTTTACTCCACCAATGATATTCACCTAGTCAATAACTGACTAGGGAAATTATGTTCAACTATTCTTGGATGAAATCCAACAGGGGAAATAATTACTTTAGTTGAGTTCCTTTGTTTTTCACCTTTGAATTTACATCAAATGATGGTTGAACATAATTTTGTTGGTCAGTTAATGACTCTGAACACCATTGTTTACTCCATACTAGCTTATAACGAAGTTTGTGGCACAACACATACCTTCCGTACATAGACGACATCAGATGTCCAGAATTCAGTTGTACATGATTCCTACTGTTGAAGTCAGAAGCAGAGATCAACAATTGAGGACAGTCGTGCACATACAAGTGTTCCAATGAAGGACACTCAATATCCACTGAAGTGGCACTTCCAGTTGGAATGCAGAAGCTTGTCGGTTGTGGAAGATCTCTCAGAAGTAAGTCCTTCAATTCGGGAAAGATTAGAGTTTTCTTGGTAACTGTTTCCTTGCTTGTGTCCAAGCTAAAACAATCATGTAGCCAAAGGTCTTCCAATTGTACGTAAGAGATGTTGAGCTACAACAAATGTGAAGAGATATTTCAATTTGTTCGGCCCAGCAACTTTCATATGCTTAAGATTACAGAAGATTGCACATGGAGCAGGACCTTTTCCATATGCTTGTTAGTTTACGTACCTAGCTTTTCATAAACTTCTAATCGGCATATGCTTCTAATAGTGATAAAAATTTTAAGGGTTTTTATCCATTTACCCCAATTCTATAGATTTTtgtctcacttaccccattaagttttttaattcccccttacccaaaacactctaaggaggtcttccccaATACtccataaagtttttttttgttttttttagacaattctaccctcacccctttgttacatagagagagagagagaccattgGAGACTTCGCAGGAGTCTTGTCATCGGCTGCCTGAATCCCGTCACCGGCTGCCGGAATCAGGTAACCAGTCGCCGGATTCCAGCCAACTTTTGTTGGAATTCGGTCGCAGGATTCCCATCACCGGCCGTGCCCACAtgacttctctgaaaacctcgttagaggtccccaaagaggtcgtcggagatctcataggttgcTGGAAAggttattgccccccaatagaactttcggtctccggaatggaaactaatcttcctaaaattagacaaataaaactttgataaaaaaaaaaaaaaaaacaaggagattacatcaattcaaaacgtctattaccccctaatagacttgtattgcctcccaataaacctTTCGGTCACCAGAATGGAAACTAATCtccttaaaattagacaaagaaaattttgattaagaaaaaaaaaaggagattacaTGTTAAATTGatctattgtctcccaatagacgtcaactgtctcccaatagacgtcaattgccctctaatagacctttattgccccttaattttttccttttttctttaagggttttctttctttctgggccttctgcccttattttacaaaacaaaaaaatatcacAACAACTCCATAGATGCGTTTCAGTTTTACTCTGTTAGGAATCCAAACGATTCTATcctccaaaacaaaaaacaattccACAGATGAGATAGAGGAGACGAGGCCTGATCTTCGGCCTCAACAAAAACGTCTCGATCTTCCTCACCATCTCGACGCTCGGCACCGCCGTGTCTAGCAACTCCAAAACAATCGAGAAGAACTCGGCCAGCCCCTCGCCGTCGACGACCACCACCGTTTTCTGCAGATTTGGAGGGAGATGCAGGTTGAAGAAAGGTTGAGAGTCGAAGAGGTTTATCAGAGCCAGAGAGGGTTGAATTTGCCGAAAAAATGAAAGAGGTTGATCCATTCGAAGGTAAACCTGTTCTTCCGGTCGAGGAAGTCATCGAATCAATTCAGCATAGTCAAGGAGGAGAAGAGTTGGCGGCAGTTGAAATTGCAAAGAAAtccgaggaggaggagaagatatCGGTTGAGAAAGCGAATTGCTTTGATCGTCAACGTggccatgagagagagagagagagagagagagatgatgtaATTGTTTAATTAGGCTGAGGGTAAAGTTGTCTTTTTACATTAAATTGGGTAACTGAGGATAAAAATCTTTTGCTggagtaagtgagataattttagctcattttggtgctttttgtCAAGAACCCAAACTTTAAATCTTAAGCATCAGATCTACCATATATGACATGATTAATAGCCAATAAGTTCTCAACATAATATTGTTATTATCAACTTATGGATTTATCAGTTGACAATAATATCACCAATTATTCATCCAACGACAATGATTTGATGAGTTGGAGGTTGAAGAACTGGGTGTAAACAATAATATAGTACGTTAGTAGTATAACGAGGCCATGTTTGGTTTGCGAAATCAGGGTTTTGGGAAAGGATAGTCAGTCATTTTCTATGTTTGGAAtgacaaaagaaaggaaaatggtTCCCAAAGTAAAAGGAAAATTGGGGGGAAATGGTTCCCCCCACCCACCTTAGGATTTACTTTCCCTCTCAGTTTCATGCATTTATTACAAAAATATATCACCATATTCCTCGCCTTCCCAAACATGATGGGAATTGCAATTTCCCATGCCCTTGAaaagagcaaggaattgatttcATTTCCTTTCATTTCCGCGAAACAAATGAGGCCTGAGGTCTAAATTATCATCAACAATAGTTGGTTGACATATTTGTATACACATGCATTACAATTAAATAGAAACATAATCCTTTTACAGTTCAACAAAGACCTCTAAAAATAACACTACTAGAATATTATTATTAGACATCGCCTTAATTAAATTGGTCAGGATGGCACGGAATGTAAAAACATGTGCTAACATCAGTTCATGAAATTACCAATTTGTATGTGTATAATTGACATTGGTTTAAGGTGTTGGCTAATAGGTTGAAGCCTCTTCTTGATTCGTTTATCTCTCCATTCCAAAGTGCTTTTGTGCCTGGTAGGTTGATTTCAGATAATTCGTTAGTTGCTTTTGAAGTCTCTCATTGCCTAAAAAGACGAAGGAGTGGCAAGAAGAAATATTGTTCTCTGAAGCTTGATATGAGTAAGGCTTATGACCGGGTAGAATGGGTTTTCTTGGAGGAGGTGATGAGGAGAATGGGTTTCTGTGAAGTCTGGGTTAGTTGGGTGATGGATAGTGTCAAAACAGTGTCTTATTCCTTCATTGTCAATGGAGAGCCACGA
It encodes:
- the LOC112201679 gene encoding phosphoinositide phospholipase C 4, with the protein product MGSYRMCVCFTRKFRITEAEPPSDVTEYFTKYAEGGTHMTAEQLRNFLADVQGYGGASTSDAERIVEQVLQKRHHHIAKLITRRTLTLEDFHHYLFSADLNPPIENQVHQDMNAPLSHYYIYTGHNSYLTGNQLSSDCSHVPIIKALKRGVRVVELDLWPNSKKDDVNVLHGRTLTTPVELVKCLKSIKEHAFTDSPYPVVITLEDHLTPDLQAKVAKLLMKTFKDMLFIPDSECFKKLPSPEELKYRIIISTKPPKEYLEDKCVTVKADNIHKRKDSEEDAWGNEPSELTEEHEDVDTSESEASEQNLDYEDNNNSNRGAEPASYKRLIALHAGKPNGGLKEALKVEVDRVRRLSLSEQALEKAAESHGTDVVRFTQKNILRVYPKGTRFNSSNYKPLIGWMHGAQMVAFNMQGYGKSLWLMHGMFRANGGCGYVKKPDFVMNDKQIFDPKAKLPVKKTLKVKVYMGDGWHLDFKQTHFDLYSPPDFYTRVGIAGVPADEVMNKTKKKEDDWTPVWEEEFTFPLRAPELALLRIEVHEYDMSEKDDFGGQTCLPVSELRQGIRAVPLFDRKGVKYNSVRLLMRFEFT